The following proteins are encoded in a genomic region of Pelodictyon phaeoclathratiforme BU-1:
- a CDS encoding KdsC family phosphatase — MQPSQADPTSRIEEALSAVRALVFPIDGVLNGSRITFDSNGGEICSISVRDAVAIKEALKQGIHIAVLSEREAEGYRPLLEALGVEDLYLNGENLLYSYEAFLQRHNLSDEECAYIGDDVGDVAVLSKVGLPATAIDGVDYLRHRVGYISGYEGGKGCVRELVEMILIRQGKWPYIECRVEEE, encoded by the coding sequence ATGCAGCCTTCGCAAGCTGATCCAACATCAAGAATTGAAGAGGCACTCAGTGCGGTACGGGCGCTTGTTTTTCCGATTGACGGTGTCCTGAACGGCAGCCGTATTACCTTCGACAGTAATGGAGGAGAGATCTGTTCCATCTCGGTCAGGGATGCTGTTGCCATTAAGGAGGCTCTGAAGCAGGGCATACATATTGCCGTTCTGTCGGAAAGAGAAGCTGAAGGGTATCGTCCCCTGCTTGAAGCGCTTGGTGTAGAGGATCTCTACCTTAACGGGGAAAATCTGCTCTATTCTTATGAGGCATTTCTCCAGCGCCACAATCTTTCCGATGAGGAGTGCGCCTATATCGGTGATGATGTGGGTGATGTTGCCGTGCTGTCAAAAGTCGGTTTGCCTGCAACAGCTATTGACGGCGTTGATTATCTCCGGCACAGGGTTGGTTATATCTCGGGGTATGAAGGGGGAAAAGGGTGTGTGCGGGAGTTGGTCGAAATGATTCTCATCCGACAGGGTAAATGGCCCTACATTGAGTGTCGTGTTGAGGAGGAGTGA
- the kdsA gene encoding 3-deoxy-8-phosphooctulonate synthase: protein MEKFSIGSLSLPDDNMPLFIAGPCLIESRAMALQTADELQRISREQGVHFIFKGSYRKANRTSGRSFTGIGDIEALEVLAEIRQDYGMPVITDVHETKEVALAARYVDVLQIPAFLCRQTELLVAAGESGLAVNIKKGQFMAPEDMALAAAKVVETGNKRVMLTERGSSFGYHNLVVDFRGLAKMAESGYPVLYDATHSLQLPAAGQGVSGGERQYVLPLARAAVAAGVNGLFFEIHPDPSKALSDAATQIPLADFSTMVKQLLHLYRCVHALHSL, encoded by the coding sequence GTGGAAAAGTTCTCAATTGGTTCACTCTCACTCCCTGATGACAATATGCCGCTCTTCATAGCAGGCCCCTGTCTGATCGAAAGTCGGGCAATGGCTCTGCAGACGGCTGATGAGTTGCAGCGCATAAGCCGGGAGCAGGGAGTTCATTTTATTTTCAAGGGCTCTTACCGCAAGGCAAATCGCACCTCCGGGAGATCTTTTACCGGGATTGGTGACATCGAGGCGCTCGAAGTGCTTGCTGAAATTCGCCAGGACTATGGGATGCCAGTAATTACGGATGTGCATGAAACAAAGGAGGTTGCGCTTGCTGCCCGTTATGTTGATGTGCTGCAGATACCGGCATTTCTCTGTCGTCAGACGGAGCTTCTTGTTGCTGCCGGAGAGAGTGGTCTTGCGGTCAATATCAAGAAAGGGCAGTTTATGGCCCCTGAGGATATGGCGCTTGCTGCCGCCAAGGTTGTCGAGACGGGCAACAAGAGGGTCATGCTGACCGAAAGGGGATCAAGTTTTGGCTATCATAACCTTGTTGTCGATTTCAGGGGGCTGGCAAAGATGGCGGAGTCGGGCTATCCGGTGCTTTATGATGCGACGCACAGCCTTCAACTGCCTGCAGCAGGCCAGGGGGTTTCGGGAGGAGAACGTCAGTATGTACTGCCTCTTGCCAGGGCAGCGGTTGCCGCCGGTGTGAACGGACTCTTTTTTGAGATTCATCCGGATCCTTCAAAAGCCCTCTCGGATGCGGCTACCCAGATTCCACTGGCTGATTTCAGTACGATGGTTAAACAACTGCTCCATCTTTACCGGTGTGTGCACGCTCTTCATTCACTCTAA
- a CDS encoding AAA family ATPase — protein MSTADTKQRLDEIEKQLANLVEEQTVIKAKWDSEKELIQSSRSLKSQLEELRVQAEEFERQGDYGKVAEIRYGKTVAIERQIEENRLKIEAKKASGDLIMKEEIDAEDIADIVSKWTGIPLSKMLQSDRQKLLLIEDELHKRVIGQEEAVTAVSEAVKRSRAGMGDDKRPIGSFIFLGPTGVGKTELARTLADYLFDDEDAMIRIDMSEYMEAHTVSRLVGAPPGYVGYEEGGQLTEAVRRKPFAVVLLDEIEKAHPDVFNILLQILDDGRLTDSKGRTVNFKNTIIIMTSNIGAQLIQSEMEMMEGANREIMLSGLQEKLFQLLKQKVKPEFLNRIDEVILFTPLTREDLKKIVLIQFDRIKEMAMRQHINLTISEPAIQWFANAGFDPAFGARPLKRVMQRKITNRVSALILSGEIEEGDEVAIDIADGELTIMKAVV, from the coding sequence ATGAGCACCGCTGACACGAAACAACGGTTGGATGAGATCGAAAAACAGCTTGCAAATCTTGTGGAAGAGCAGACCGTCATCAAGGCAAAATGGGATAGCGAAAAAGAGCTGATTCAGTCATCGCGCAGCCTGAAGTCGCAGCTCGAAGAGCTGCGTGTGCAGGCCGAGGAGTTCGAACGGCAGGGGGACTATGGCAAGGTTGCCGAGATCCGTTATGGCAAAACCGTCGCCATCGAGCGCCAGATCGAGGAAAACCGCCTCAAAATTGAAGCAAAAAAAGCATCCGGCGATCTCATCATGAAAGAGGAGATTGACGCCGAAGACATTGCCGATATCGTCTCGAAATGGACCGGTATTCCCCTCAGCAAGATGCTCCAGTCAGACCGCCAGAAACTCCTGCTGATTGAAGATGAGCTGCACAAGCGGGTGATCGGGCAGGAAGAAGCGGTCACTGCAGTCAGCGAAGCGGTCAAGCGCTCACGGGCAGGAATGGGCGACGACAAACGGCCAATAGGCTCTTTTATCTTTCTCGGCCCGACCGGCGTTGGAAAAACCGAACTGGCGCGTACACTTGCAGACTATCTGTTTGATGACGAAGATGCCATGATACGCATCGACATGAGCGAATACATGGAAGCGCATACCGTCAGCCGCCTGGTGGGCGCTCCTCCCGGCTACGTCGGCTATGAGGAGGGTGGACAACTCACCGAAGCGGTACGCAGGAAACCTTTTGCTGTTGTCCTGCTCGACGAAATCGAGAAAGCACATCCCGATGTCTTCAACATTCTTCTGCAGATTCTTGATGATGGACGACTCACCGACAGCAAGGGACGGACAGTGAATTTCAAGAACACCATTATCATCATGACGAGCAACATCGGTGCACAGCTTATCCAGTCTGAAATGGAGATGATGGAGGGAGCAAACCGGGAGATCATGCTTTCCGGCCTGCAGGAAAAACTCTTCCAGCTCCTGAAGCAGAAGGTTAAGCCGGAGTTTCTCAACCGCATCGATGAGGTTATCCTCTTTACGCCGCTCACCAGGGAGGACTTGAAAAAGATTGTGCTGATCCAGTTCGACCGCATCAAGGAGATGGCAATGCGGCAGCATATCAACCTGACAATCTCTGAACCGGCCATCCAGTGGTTTGCCAATGCAGGGTTCGACCCGGCCTTCGGCGCCCGACCGCTCAAACGGGTAATGCAGCGCAAAATTACCAACCGTGTTTCAGCGCTCATTCTTTCAGGGGAAATTGAGGAGGGGGATGAGGTTGCCATCGACATTGCCGACGGCGAACTCACCATTATGAAAGCGGTCGTTTGA
- a CDS encoding glycoside hydrolase family 3 protein, producing the protein MNNRSRVLLASLLLLLLFRMTAYSATQPDSTSLKIGQMLMIGFRGFSVADAPEIRADIRERQIGGVVLFDYDVPSHSTSRNISSPEQLARLTMELQELSQIPLLIAIDQEGGKVSRLKPARGFPSSVSAEHLGALNNPDSTRAATRQCAKTLKAMHIGMNLSPVADLNVNPDNPVIGKLGRSFSSDPAVVTGNISIICSLFRDEGIIPALKHFPGHGSSTTDTHRDFTDITASWSEKELEPYHALIAAGYHDPIMTAHVFNGKLDPLYPATLSKAILDGVLRTRLGFDGVIVSDDLQMKAIADHYGLETAIRLAIEAGVDLLLFGNNTSYDPAIASKAAAIMHSLLQKKLITEERIDRSYRRIMDLKERYLFKCK; encoded by the coding sequence ATGAACAATAGATCACGGGTGCTGCTGGCATCGTTGCTGCTCCTGCTTCTCTTTCGCATGACAGCATACAGTGCAACACAGCCCGACAGCACCTCTCTGAAAATCGGCCAGATGCTCATGATCGGCTTCCGGGGGTTCAGCGTTGCTGATGCTCCGGAGATTCGGGCTGATATCAGGGAGCGCCAGATAGGAGGAGTCGTGCTCTTCGACTACGATGTGCCATCCCATTCCACGTCAAGGAACATCAGCAGTCCGGAGCAACTCGCCCGCCTGACAATGGAGCTGCAGGAGTTGTCGCAAATTCCGCTCCTGATTGCCATAGACCAGGAGGGAGGAAAGGTCAGCCGCCTCAAGCCAGCCAGGGGATTTCCCTCCAGTGTTTCGGCGGAGCATCTGGGAGCGCTCAACAACCCCGACAGCACCAGAGCTGCAACCCGGCAATGTGCAAAAACGCTGAAAGCAATGCACATCGGCATGAATCTTTCGCCTGTCGCTGACCTGAACGTCAATCCTGACAATCCGGTTATCGGCAAACTTGGTCGAAGCTTCTCATCCGACCCTGCAGTGGTGACGGGAAACATCAGCATCATTTGCAGCCTCTTCCGGGACGAGGGCATTATTCCCGCACTGAAACATTTCCCCGGTCACGGCAGTTCAACCACCGACACGCATCGTGATTTTACCGACATTACAGCAAGCTGGTCAGAAAAAGAGCTGGAGCCCTACCATGCCCTTATCGCCGCAGGCTATCATGACCCAATCATGACCGCACATGTCTTCAATGGAAAACTCGACCCCCTCTACCCGGCAACACTCTCAAAAGCGATCCTCGACGGAGTGCTCCGCACCCGACTCGGCTTCGATGGAGTGATTGTGAGCGACGACTTGCAGATGAAAGCCATTGCCGACCATTACGGCCTTGAAACGGCCATCCGCTTGGCCATTGAGGCTGGTGTTGACCTGCTGCTCTTTGGAAACAATACCAGCTACGATCCGGCAATTGCCTCGAAAGCCGCAGCAATCATGCATTCGCTACTGCAGAAAAAGCTCATTACAGAGGAGCGTATCGACCGCTCATACCGAAGAATCATGGATCTCAAAGAACGCTATCTCTTCAAATGCAAATGA
- a CDS encoding SixA phosphatase family protein, with product MKTIYLVRHAKSDWGNANTGDFERTLNTRGMKAAPFMADLLKKKKILPELVLSSPATRALTTAELFCETLGYPEEQIQKRMEIYEGGVLHLMKIVQQIPDTCTTAMLFGHNPTLTEFSNLLAGSYIENLVTCGVVRIDLDIDSWKHANPDGGKLIWYDFPKKHR from the coding sequence ATGAAAACCATCTACCTTGTCCGTCACGCCAAATCAGACTGGGGAAACGCCAATACCGGCGATTTCGAACGGACGCTGAACACGCGTGGCATGAAAGCCGCCCCCTTCATGGCCGACCTTCTGAAAAAGAAGAAGATCCTTCCGGAACTTGTTCTTTCAAGCCCCGCAACCAGGGCGCTCACCACGGCGGAACTCTTTTGCGAAACGCTTGGCTACCCAGAGGAGCAAATCCAGAAACGAATGGAGATCTACGAAGGCGGTGTACTCCATCTGATGAAAATCGTCCAGCAGATCCCCGACACCTGCACTACGGCAATGCTTTTCGGACACAACCCGACGCTGACAGAATTTTCAAACCTGCTTGCCGGAAGTTATATCGAGAATCTGGTAACCTGTGGGGTGGTCAGAATTGACCTTGATATCGACTCGTGGAAACATGCAAATCCTGATGGCGGAAAACTGATCTGGTACGATTTTCCAAAGAAGCACCGGTAA
- a CDS encoding NAD(P)H-dependent glycerol-3-phosphate dehydrogenase, producing MNIAVLGAGSWGTTLAVLLAKKGHDVRLWAHRPEFAATLDAERENRRYLKGVAFPDSLQITPHLQPLVSWSEMIVTAVPSQALRETILGFCTLDLSGKILVNVAKGIEIGTGKRMSEVLLEVLPGVCPSQVAALYGPSHAEEVSKGQPTTVVASSSSLATAEKVQEVFHTSMFRVYVNTDIVGVEIAGSVKNIIAIAAGISDGIGFGDNAKAAIITRGMAEISRLCSKLGGEAVTISGLAGIGDLVVTCLSRHSRNRYVGEEIGRGRSLDEVISQMNMIAEGVHSSRAVYELSRAVGVDMPITRAVYQMLFERKPVEQAILDLMTRDLKQERD from the coding sequence ATGAATATTGCTGTACTGGGGGCGGGAAGCTGGGGAACTACCCTGGCTGTTCTGCTTGCGAAAAAAGGGCATGATGTTCGCCTCTGGGCGCACAGGCCTGAATTTGCCGCAACGCTTGATGCCGAGCGAGAAAATCGCCGCTACCTCAAGGGGGTAGCTTTTCCCGACTCGTTGCAGATAACCCCTCATTTGCAGCCTCTGGTCTCCTGGTCGGAGATGATTGTGACCGCTGTCCCCTCGCAGGCTTTGCGGGAGACCATCCTCGGTTTTTGTACGCTTGATTTGAGCGGAAAAATTCTGGTCAATGTGGCCAAGGGGATTGAGATCGGGACGGGAAAACGGATGTCGGAAGTGCTGCTTGAAGTGCTTCCCGGTGTCTGCCCCTCCCAGGTTGCAGCGCTGTACGGCCCGAGTCATGCAGAAGAGGTCTCGAAGGGACAACCCACTACCGTTGTCGCCTCTTCGTCATCGCTTGCTACGGCAGAAAAGGTGCAGGAGGTTTTCCATACGAGTATGTTCCGCGTTTATGTCAATACCGATATTGTCGGGGTTGAAATTGCCGGTTCGGTCAAAAATATTATTGCCATTGCGGCAGGAATCTCGGATGGCATAGGATTTGGCGATAATGCCAAGGCCGCCATTATTACCCGGGGGATGGCTGAAATTTCAAGGCTTTGCAGCAAGCTTGGTGGCGAAGCGGTGACCATCTCCGGTCTTGCCGGTATTGGTGATCTTGTTGTCACCTGCCTGAGCCGCCACAGCCGAAACCGCTATGTTGGTGAAGAGATTGGACGGGGGCGTTCGCTGGATGAGGTGATCAGCCAGATGAATATGATTGCCGAGGGTGTCCACAGCTCAAGGGCGGTTTATGAGCTGAGCAGGGCCGTCGGGGTTGACATGCCTATCACGCGGGCCGTCTATCAGATGCTCTTCGAACGAAAGCCTGTCGAGCAGGCGATTCTCGATTTGATGACACGCGACCTGAAGCAGGAGCGGGACTGA
- the plsY gene encoding glycerol-3-phosphate 1-O-acyltransferase PlsY: protein MLTLLAILAVSYIIGSIPTSLVAGKLLKGIDIRNFGSGNAGGTNAFRVLGWKPGLVVTLIDIVKGVVAAVSVVAFFRHHPIGAFPDMNEVALRLLAGMSAVIGHVFTLFAGFKGGKGVSTAAGMLIGIAPVSMLMVVGIFLLTVYISRHVSVASMLAAIAFPLIIAIRKYIFELGSGLDYYIGLFGSPISFHDSLDYHLMIFGLIVALAILYTHRTNIRRLISGTESRVTFGKKH from the coding sequence ATGCTGACTTTACTGGCCATTTTGGCGGTGAGCTATATCATTGGTTCCATTCCTACCAGCCTTGTGGCGGGAAAACTGCTCAAGGGGATTGATATCCGGAACTTTGGCAGCGGCAATGCCGGTGGTACCAATGCCTTCAGGGTGCTTGGCTGGAAGCCGGGTCTTGTTGTTACCCTGATTGATATTGTCAAGGGTGTTGTTGCGGCGGTCTCGGTTGTGGCTTTTTTCCGCCACCACCCGATTGGCGCCTTTCCTGACATGAATGAGGTTGCCTTGCGCCTTCTTGCCGGAATGAGCGCGGTTATCGGCCATGTCTTCACGCTCTTTGCCGGATTCAAGGGGGGCAAGGGGGTCAGTACTGCTGCCGGTATGCTGATCGGGATCGCCCCGGTAAGCATGTTGATGGTTGTCGGAATTTTTCTCCTCACTGTCTATATCTCCCGGCACGTCTCTGTTGCATCGATGCTTGCAGCAATTGCATTCCCTTTGATTATTGCCATTCGTAAATATATTTTCGAGCTTGGCAGTGGCCTCGATTACTATATTGGCCTTTTCGGTTCGCCGATCTCCTTTCATGACAGTCTCGACTATCACCTCATGATTTTTGGGCTTATTGTGGCGCTTGCCATTCTCTATACGCACCGGACCAATATCAGACGATTGATCTCTGGCACCGAAAGTCGCGTAACCTTCGGAAAAAAGCATTAA
- the purM gene encoding phosphoribosylformylglycinamidine cyclo-ligase codes for MDYKKAGVDISAGEEFVRMIKPQVRQTFTPGVITDIGAFGGFFQPDFAKYTKPVLVSSIDGVGTKLKIAIELGQYETVGSCLVNHCVNDILVCGAKPLFFLDYYACGKLTPAIAASVVTGMVNACRENGCALIGGETAEMPGLYQERDFDLAGSIVGVVDHEKIINGSAIREGDLLIGLPSNGLHTNGYSLARKVLENRMHDTFPGLEGTIGEELLKVHRSYLSVIEPFFGSPDVRGLSHITGGGLMGNTMRIVPEGLALEVAWDAWPEPLIFDIIRRAGHVPEEDMRRTFNLGVGLVMIVEKSAVERVLSTLKSQQENAYIIGKVSRKK; via the coding sequence ATGGACTATAAAAAAGCTGGAGTTGATATAAGTGCGGGCGAAGAGTTTGTCCGGATGATCAAGCCCCAGGTTCGCCAGACATTTACTCCGGGAGTCATCACCGATATTGGTGCTTTCGGTGGTTTTTTTCAGCCGGATTTTGCGAAGTATACCAAACCGGTACTGGTCAGCAGCATTGACGGTGTTGGTACGAAACTCAAGATTGCCATTGAGCTTGGTCAGTATGAGACGGTGGGCTCATGCCTGGTCAACCATTGTGTGAACGATATTCTGGTCTGCGGTGCAAAACCACTCTTCTTTCTTGACTACTATGCCTGCGGAAAACTGACTCCCGCCATTGCGGCCTCTGTGGTGACCGGTATGGTCAATGCCTGTCGTGAAAACGGATGTGCGTTGATTGGCGGTGAAACGGCGGAGATGCCGGGTCTGTACCAGGAGAGGGACTTTGATCTTGCAGGTTCCATTGTCGGGGTTGTGGATCATGAAAAAATCATCAATGGCTCGGCAATCAGGGAGGGCGATCTGCTTATCGGGCTCCCGTCGAACGGGTTGCATACCAATGGCTATTCGCTTGCAAGAAAAGTGCTTGAAAACAGGATGCACGATACCTTTCCGGGTCTTGAGGGAACCATTGGAGAGGAACTTCTGAAGGTGCATCGCTCCTACCTTTCTGTTATTGAGCCCTTCTTTGGTTCGCCTGATGTCAGGGGCTTGTCGCACATTACCGGTGGTGGTCTGATGGGCAACACCATGCGCATTGTGCCTGAAGGGCTGGCGCTTGAAGTTGCGTGGGATGCATGGCCCGAACCCCTGATTTTCGATATCATCCGCAGGGCAGGCCATGTGCCCGAGGAGGATATGCGCAGAACCTTTAATCTTGGTGTAGGACTGGTGATGATTGTTGAAAAAAGTGCGGTCGAGAGAGTGCTCTCAACTTTGAAATCTCAACAGGAAAATGCGTACATTATCGGAAAGGTATCCAGAAAAAAATAA
- the lysC gene encoding lysine-sensitive aspartokinase 3, with the protein MAVMKFGGTSVGTAKAMRQAISIVAREEQKAVPLVVLSACSGITNKLVHIADASGRSALDEAMALAGEVRSFHLNLLDELIKGVELKAELAIKIEELASRLELLIKGVDIVGELTERSRDMFCSFGELFSTTVFAAAMKELGHKAVWVDVRTVMITDDNFGFARPLQEVCEERVGRLIKPLLEGGMTVVTQGYIGSTQDGRTTTLGRGGSDFSAALLGSWLNDDAIQIWTDVDGVMTCDPRMVPEARSIRVMTFSEAAELAYLGAKVLHPDTIAPAVQKNIPVYVLNSLHPDAKGTIITNDPQRLSGMSYEGLVKSIAVKKGQCIINVRSNRMFGRHGFMNELFDVFARYGVSVEMIATSEVSVSLTVDDKCFSDELIGALKALGDVDIEHGVSTISVVGDNLRMSRGVAGRIFSALKDVNLRMISQGASEINVGFVVEEPEVVTAVNNLHREFFSGPQNEGIFETPAGSR; encoded by the coding sequence ATGGCGGTGATGAAATTCGGAGGGACTTCCGTGGGGACGGCCAAGGCAATGCGGCAGGCGATCTCCATTGTTGCAAGGGAAGAGCAGAAGGCGGTGCCTCTGGTGGTGCTGAGTGCCTGCAGTGGTATTACCAATAAACTGGTGCACATTGCTGATGCTTCAGGGCGCAGCGCTCTGGATGAGGCGATGGCCCTGGCTGGTGAGGTGCGCAGCTTTCACCTCAATCTGCTTGATGAGCTGATCAAGGGAGTTGAGCTGAAGGCGGAACTTGCCATCAAGATAGAGGAGCTGGCAAGTCGGCTGGAATTGCTGATAAAGGGTGTTGATATTGTGGGTGAACTGACGGAGCGTTCGAGGGATATGTTCTGCTCCTTCGGTGAGCTTTTTTCCACGACCGTCTTTGCTGCGGCCATGAAGGAGCTGGGTCACAAGGCCGTGTGGGTGGATGTTCGGACGGTGATGATTACCGACGATAATTTTGGCTTTGCCCGTCCGTTGCAGGAGGTGTGTGAAGAGCGGGTGGGTCGCCTCATCAAGCCGTTGCTTGAGGGCGGAATGACCGTTGTGACGCAGGGTTATATTGGTTCAACGCAGGATGGCCGGACGACGACGCTCGGCAGGGGTGGTTCCGACTTTTCGGCGGCGCTGCTTGGTTCGTGGCTCAATGATGATGCTATCCAGATCTGGACAGACGTTGATGGTGTTATGACCTGCGATCCGCGCATGGTGCCTGAAGCGAGGAGCATCAGGGTGATGACCTTTTCGGAGGCGGCGGAGCTTGCATATCTTGGCGCAAAGGTGCTCCATCCCGATACCATTGCTCCGGCAGTGCAGAAAAATATTCCGGTCTATGTGCTGAACTCATTGCATCCTGATGCCAAAGGGACGATCATTACCAACGACCCGCAGCGGCTTTCGGGCATGAGTTATGAGGGGCTGGTCAAGTCGATTGCGGTCAAGAAGGGGCAGTGCATCATCAATGTGCGCTCGAATCGTATGTTCGGTCGCCATGGCTTTATGAATGAACTCTTCGATGTCTTTGCCCGTTATGGTGTATCGGTTGAAATGATTGCGACCAGCGAGGTTTCGGTTTCGCTTACGGTTGACGATAAATGCTTCAGCGATGAGCTGATCGGGGCTCTCAAGGCTCTTGGTGATGTTGATATTGAGCATGGAGTGTCAACCATCAGTGTTGTTGGTGATAATCTCCGCATGTCACGCGGTGTTGCGGGAAGGATTTTCAGTGCTTTGAAGGATGTAAATCTCAGAATGATCTCGCAGGGCGCGTCGGAGATTAATGTCGGTTTTGTGGTCGAAGAGCCTGAAGTGGTAACGGCGGTCAACAATCTGCACCGGGAGTTTTTTTCCGGCCCCCAGAATGAGGGTATTTTTGAAACTCCGGCAGGAAGCCGGTAA
- a CDS encoding C40 family peptidase has product MQQQFTPAASRPDRSLQCRTLLLLCTMIGTVLAVTGCQSSWSGSGYRMESKYSLKNRKSHISCRPEGGGSARICPLPLKIKPQSLDQLFSSINESLGTRYRFGGATPNGFDCSGFVLYLYQKNFRMILPRTASDLAAVGNMVPKKSLRPGDLVFFSNASRSIDHVGIFVGQESFAHAASSGVKLSRLNERYYDSHFAFATRLITTE; this is encoded by the coding sequence ATGCAGCAACAATTCACCCCTGCCGCATCACGACCAGACCGAAGCCTGCAATGCAGAACACTCCTGCTCCTCTGCACCATGATCGGAACAGTACTCGCCGTTACCGGCTGCCAGAGTTCCTGGAGCGGTTCAGGATACCGCATGGAGAGCAAATATAGTTTAAAAAACAGAAAATCGCATATCTCCTGCCGCCCTGAAGGTGGAGGCAGCGCCCGCATCTGCCCCTTGCCACTGAAGATAAAACCGCAGTCGCTCGATCAGCTCTTTTCATCCATTAACGAATCCCTCGGCACCAGGTATCGCTTCGGCGGAGCAACCCCAAACGGCTTCGATTGTTCAGGGTTTGTGCTCTATCTTTATCAGAAAAACTTCCGCATGATTCTGCCACGCACCGCAAGCGATCTTGCCGCAGTTGGCAATATGGTACCCAAAAAGAGCCTCCGCCCCGGCGACCTTGTATTTTTCAGTAACGCAAGCCGAAGCATCGATCATGTCGGCATCTTTGTCGGTCAGGAGAGCTTTGCCCATGCAGCAAGCAGTGGAGTCAAACTCAGCCGCCTCAACGAGCGGTATTACGACAGTCATTTCGCCTTTGCCACACGCCTGATCACCACAGAGTAA
- the prmA gene encoding 50S ribosomal protein L11 methyltransferase — MPQPGTNHFIELAFQIGPDLHELCIGLLAGEGIDSFLEEDHQLLAYLPETQWTEEKEESLRSMLQERLGTLPAYTATLIADRNWNADWEATLQPIEISDKLLIVQQSNDITPKPGQIVIQINPKMSFGTGYHATTRLMLRQMEHLDLKEKKIMDIGTGTGVLAIAARKLGNNRPILAFDNNSWAAENAVENIAENQADEITVALLDAEEDLVVNLKEGYDLILANINKNVIDRILPVIRKYAPSAPVLLSGILVYDEPWLNKLLKRLGYTAEKTIYEDEWLSSFIKPL; from the coding sequence ATGCCTCAACCCGGAACAAACCACTTTATTGAGCTGGCTTTTCAAATAGGCCCTGACCTGCATGAACTCTGCATCGGCCTGCTTGCCGGAGAGGGAATCGACTCTTTTCTTGAAGAGGATCACCAGCTCCTCGCCTATCTGCCTGAAACCCAATGGACAGAGGAGAAGGAAGAGAGCCTCCGCTCAATGCTGCAGGAACGGCTGGGCACGCTTCCCGCTTACACAGCAACCCTCATCGCCGACAGAAACTGGAATGCCGATTGGGAGGCAACCCTGCAACCCATCGAAATCTCCGACAAACTGCTGATTGTTCAGCAAAGCAATGACATCACGCCAAAACCCGGACAGATCGTCATTCAAATCAACCCGAAGATGTCGTTCGGCACCGGCTACCATGCCACAACGCGCCTGATGCTGCGCCAAATGGAGCATCTCGACCTGAAAGAGAAAAAAATCATGGACATCGGCACTGGCACCGGCGTTCTTGCCATTGCCGCCCGCAAACTCGGCAACAACCGCCCCATCCTCGCCTTCGACAACAACTCCTGGGCCGCTGAAAACGCCGTTGAAAACATTGCGGAAAACCAGGCCGATGAAATCACGGTCGCACTCCTCGATGCCGAAGAGGATCTGGTCGTCAACCTCAAAGAGGGCTACGACCTGATTCTGGCCAACATCAACAAAAACGTCATCGACCGCATCCTGCCGGTAATCCGCAAATATGCCCCTTCGGCCCCGGTGCTCCTCTCCGGCATCCTTGTCTACGACGAACCCTGGCTCAACAAGCTGCTCAAACGGCTCGGCTACACTGCGGAGAAAACCATCTATGAAGATGAATGGCTCTCAAGCTTTATAAAACCACTATGA